In Myxococcus stipitatus, the following are encoded in one genomic region:
- a CDS encoding Dyp-type peroxidase, whose amino-acid sequence MLELDDIQSGVLRPRPSPYVATYILLRIDDRREGRELMRRLCPAVNAAAHPSSSVADCWLSVALTYHGLEALGVPRDSLDSFAWEFQQGMAARAKALGDDGESSPEHWEPPLGTRDVHVVLTALSPEQVQLEAALERAHQALRALGGVTAIWRQDCHALSTGKEPFGFKDGISHPAVEESGISGSNPHEAPLKAGEFVLGYPDETGSLPPMPWPDVLGRNGTYVAFRKLHQRVAAFRQYLQATATPREDEEFLAAKMMGRWRSGAPLALCPHHDAPDLGADSSRNNAFLYSDDSTGYKTPPASHVRRANPRDASVAGVVRLHRMIRRGTAYGPELPEGTLEDDGAERGLMFAFIGAHLGRQFEFVQSEWVNGGDFLGLGDAKDPLAGANDGEGEFSIPKRPIPRRLQGLPRFVVTRGGEYGFMPGLRALRWLADLRT is encoded by the coding sequence ATGCTCGAACTCGATGACATCCAAAGCGGCGTGCTGCGGCCCCGTCCTTCTCCGTACGTCGCGACCTACATCCTCCTCCGCATCGACGACCGGAGGGAGGGACGGGAGTTGATGAGACGGCTCTGCCCGGCGGTGAACGCGGCCGCCCATCCGAGCAGTTCGGTCGCGGATTGCTGGCTCAGCGTCGCGCTCACGTACCACGGGCTCGAGGCGCTGGGCGTACCACGGGACTCCCTGGACAGCTTCGCGTGGGAGTTCCAGCAGGGGATGGCCGCCCGGGCAAAGGCGCTGGGAGACGACGGCGAAAGCAGCCCCGAACATTGGGAACCCCCGCTGGGAACGCGCGATGTCCATGTCGTGCTGACCGCACTTTCGCCGGAGCAGGTTCAACTGGAAGCCGCGCTGGAGCGCGCGCACCAGGCCCTGCGGGCGCTTGGCGGCGTCACGGCGATATGGCGTCAGGACTGCCACGCCCTGAGCACCGGCAAGGAGCCTTTCGGCTTCAAGGACGGCATCAGTCATCCGGCCGTCGAGGAGAGCGGTATTTCAGGAAGCAATCCCCACGAGGCGCCGCTCAAGGCTGGCGAGTTCGTCCTCGGCTACCCCGATGAGACGGGCAGTCTGCCGCCGATGCCCTGGCCTGACGTCCTGGGGCGCAATGGAACATACGTCGCCTTCCGCAAGCTTCATCAACGGGTGGCCGCGTTCAGGCAGTACTTGCAAGCCACCGCAACTCCCCGGGAGGACGAGGAGTTCCTGGCAGCGAAGATGATGGGGAGGTGGCGAAGCGGCGCGCCACTGGCGCTGTGCCCCCACCACGACGCTCCGGACCTGGGCGCCGACTCGTCGCGGAACAACGCCTTCCTCTATTCAGATGACTCGACTGGGTACAAGACGCCTCCCGCATCGCATGTCCGGCGAGCGAACCCTCGCGACGCTTCCGTCGCTGGCGTGGTCAGACTCCACCGGATGATCCGGCGCGGAACGGCCTACGGGCCCGAGCTGCCCGAGGGCACCCTCGAGGACGATGGCGCCGAGCGCGGACTGATGTTCGCCTTCATCGGCGCGCACCTCGGACGGCAGTTCGAGTTCGTACAGTCAGAATGGGTCAACGGCGGTGACTTCCTCGGACTGGGTGATGCGAAGGACCCCTTGGCCGGCGCGAATGACGGGGAGGGCGAGTTCTCAATCCCGAAGCGGCCCATCCCCAGGCGCTTGCAAGGCCTCCCGCGATTCGTGGTCACCCGTGGAGGCGAGTACGGCTTCATGCCCGGGCTCCGGGCACTGCGATGGCTCGCGGACCTGCGGACATGA
- a CDS encoding NAD(P)/FAD-dependent oxidoreductase — translation MSGSERMDVVVIGAGPAGLLAALRAGDLGARTALVTRDAFGGMAAHDGPVPVRTLAQAARLLRDARELGRYGITVKEPVLDYGRLLTRVREVTGEVRARAALREQIAAAGVSVYEHIGAARFVDPHTVETPRGLSFLAEKFILCTGGVSRRLRVPGFELTATHSDAWNLAAVPPTLVVVGGGATGVQVASVFNAFGSRVQLFQASARILPTEDEDVSAAVAESFRQAGMVVREDFGAIERFEKTPGGVRMVFVRDSLRDSVEAALLVVAVGWTADTSTLNLAAAGVETDSRGFVRVDEHLRTSAPHIFAAGDVTGRRMLVPQAMQDGFVAGSNSARAPMVTVTDEVCPIGSFTNPEYAQAGLTEAKARQAHDVVVAVVHFDTTTRTLIDGRTAGFCKLIVDRATRKILGCHVVGEQAVDLVQTAAIAMVAGLQVDELARVPLSFPTYTGILGRAAAIAARQLQVDVDRVRIAELL, via the coding sequence ATGAGCGGCTCGGAGCGCATGGATGTCGTCGTCATCGGCGCCGGCCCCGCGGGGCTGCTCGCGGCGCTCAGAGCCGGCGACCTGGGCGCGAGGACCGCCCTCGTCACTCGCGACGCGTTCGGGGGCATGGCGGCCCATGACGGGCCGGTCCCGGTGAGGACGCTGGCTCAGGCGGCACGGCTGCTCCGAGACGCTCGGGAGCTGGGGCGCTATGGCATCACCGTGAAGGAGCCTGTGCTGGATTATGGGCGGCTGCTGACCCGCGTGCGCGAGGTGACCGGCGAGGTTCGCGCGCGAGCGGCCCTGCGCGAACAAATCGCCGCGGCGGGGGTCTCCGTCTACGAGCACATCGGCGCGGCGCGCTTCGTAGACCCGCACACCGTCGAGACCCCGCGCGGGCTGTCGTTTCTGGCCGAGAAGTTCATCCTCTGCACCGGCGGCGTGAGCCGGCGCCTCCGGGTCCCGGGATTCGAGCTCACGGCAACCCACAGCGATGCGTGGAACCTGGCCGCCGTCCCGCCAACCCTGGTGGTCGTCGGCGGTGGCGCCACGGGTGTGCAGGTCGCGTCGGTCTTCAATGCGTTCGGCTCGCGGGTGCAGCTCTTCCAGGCCTCGGCGCGCATCCTGCCGACCGAGGATGAAGACGTGTCCGCCGCCGTCGCCGAGTCCTTTCGTCAGGCCGGAATGGTGGTGCGCGAGGACTTCGGCGCCATTGAACGCTTCGAGAAGACACCGGGCGGAGTGCGGATGGTCTTCGTTCGAGACAGTTTGAGAGACAGCGTCGAAGCCGCGCTCCTCGTCGTCGCGGTGGGCTGGACGGCCGACACCTCCACGCTCAACCTCGCGGCCGCCGGAGTCGAGACCGACTCGCGGGGGTTCGTGCGCGTCGATGAGCATCTGCGGACGTCCGCGCCGCACATTTTCGCCGCTGGAGACGTGACGGGGCGCCGGATGCTGGTCCCCCAGGCGATGCAAGATGGATTCGTCGCGGGCTCCAACTCGGCGCGAGCTCCCATGGTGACAGTCACGGACGAGGTGTGTCCCATCGGCAGCTTTACCAATCCCGAGTACGCGCAGGCGGGCCTGACCGAGGCGAAGGCGCGTCAAGCGCACGACGTCGTCGTGGCCGTGGTGCACTTCGACACGACGACGCGGACCCTCATCGATGGGCGGACGGCCGGCTTCTGCAAGCTCATCGTCGACCGTGCTACGCGGAAAATCCTGGGTTGCCATGTCGTGGGTGAGCAGGCCGTCGACCTGGTCCAGACCGCGGCGATTGCCATGGTGGCGGGGCTGCAAGTAGATGAACTGGCTCGTGTTCCGCTCTCGTTCCCCACCTATACCGGGATTCTCGGGCGTGCGGCCGCCATCGCTGCCCGCCAGCTTCAAGTCGACGTGGACCGAGTTCGCATCGCAGAGCTTCTTTGA
- a CDS encoding sigma-54 factor interaction domain-containing protein — protein sequence MRTWIRFVGSGAAVLRPRVLESLGRAGIEPECAEGVLAGLGILVFDEVGAMTLDVLRRCRLNASTRVLAVATSERALAEGACWRLLLEGAADVIAWDGSHDAVTEISARLERWDAVDRIIDSAVVQRRLVGRSPSWLPVLRQIVEVATFTDASVLLLGESGTGKEEVARLIHELDRRSHKRDLVTLDCTTVVPELSGSEFFGHERGAFTGAAGIRDGAFAMAHEGTLFLDEMGELPLALQAQLLRVVQEHSYKRVGSNTWQHADFRLVCATNRELSEEVSQGAFRRDFFHRISSWVCRLPPLRERPGVPAATGCEPPGGSGV from the coding sequence ATGAGGACCTGGATTCGCTTCGTGGGGAGTGGTGCGGCTGTCCTGCGCCCTAGGGTGTTGGAGTCACTGGGGAGGGCCGGCATCGAGCCGGAGTGCGCGGAGGGAGTGCTCGCCGGACTTGGCATCCTGGTGTTCGACGAGGTGGGGGCGATGACGCTGGACGTCTTGCGGCGATGCCGGCTGAACGCCTCGACGCGGGTGCTGGCGGTGGCCACGTCGGAGCGGGCGCTCGCGGAGGGCGCTTGCTGGCGGCTGCTCCTCGAAGGGGCCGCGGATGTGATTGCATGGGATGGCTCACACGACGCGGTGACGGAGATTTCCGCGCGGTTGGAGCGTTGGGACGCCGTGGACCGGATCATCGACTCCGCTGTGGTGCAGCGGCGGTTGGTGGGGCGCTCTCCCTCCTGGCTCCCCGTGCTCCGGCAAATCGTCGAGGTGGCGACCTTCACGGACGCCTCGGTGTTGTTGCTTGGAGAGAGCGGTACCGGCAAGGAGGAGGTCGCGCGCCTCATCCACGAGCTCGACCGGCGCTCGCACAAGCGGGACCTGGTGACGCTGGACTGCACGACGGTGGTGCCAGAGCTGTCGGGCAGTGAGTTCTTCGGCCACGAGCGAGGCGCCTTCACAGGCGCGGCGGGCATCCGGGATGGGGCCTTCGCCATGGCCCATGAGGGGACGCTGTTCCTGGATGAAATGGGGGAGCTCCCACTGGCCCTCCAGGCGCAGTTGCTGCGCGTGGTGCAGGAGCATTCATACAAGCGCGTCGGCTCCAACACCTGGCAGCACGCGGACTTCCGGTTGGTCTGCGCGACCAATCGAGAGCTGAGTGAGGAAGTCAGCCAGGGCGCCTTCCGCCGCGACTTCTTCCACCGCATCTCGAGCTGGGTCTGCCGGCTGCCGCCCTTGCGCGAGCGGCCCGGAGTGCCGGCAGCGACAGGTTGCGAACCTCCTGGAGGTAGTGGAGTTTAA
- a CDS encoding FG-GAP-like repeat-containing protein, with translation MPTLLKLLPRTVALLLGVWVLSGCTPASEGERSCPCAPGWTCCPDLNLCVAEASRCEQGQPKPPDPTAPSRPRRLAAWPEPGRVVLTWVEPEDDGGSALTGYGVEVDPREEGQQVHVEADSVSVTGLRAGGTYRFTVVARNAVGAGPSAVVEAVRLPDVPGAPTLLAVRQGDRQMGVEWEAPASDGGNAILHYVVTAWPMGRSVTVNSAERTAVIGELTNGVLTTFTVRAVNAVGEGPHSAHSKAMVPATGPGLPLAVSATASVRGASVTWHEPEDTGGLPVVAYVVTASPGGIILAVEGRETQATFTRLQNDTEYTFTVSARNAMGQGPAATSAAVRTPARPGAPAAVRVEPGVRSLSISWEPPASDNGSALMGFIVLAQPSGTRLEVGADAREAVMESVPSTRAQVISVTAFNAAGIGDATAAPSPVRPLPAPAEVLRVEALADATGCRSIDYVLGQVDGERADVLVEVDPAGDGVFRRATQAGESRSSWLGVSASGLEALATSLFGVSHRFRWNRFRDVPGAAAAARIRITATVPGAQPSSSTLPVPLEATQRRCEVDPGTSAVLVLAEDSSDYNAPLTSGDFNHDGKPDLVVGTDYPSAFSSLRGRGNGGFELSAKVDTPWAREHLVATDMDGDGRLDLIAVDPYLSWGENVHVFRGRGNGDFDEVLGSSAMAEASARDHSAPVATDLDGDGRPELVVSLANRFGILRNTGGAKMAIAFEDFVTPRGAVVTGDFDKDGLADVVVVGSSLQAFYGRGLLRFTREHLGSLEGRISVAQAADFNGDGHLDIVALSIGDNASSILLLRSDGHGRFGAPSVLHHHAWKPSFSGPLSDLVARDFDGDGAVDLAYVHVDTSSVLLLKGVGDGSFTSRLIPTTESPIRLAVADFDGSGQLDIAVLNQRHRSVSVIRDLASPPPLSPIGARFVTEDFDGDGWKDVASLVDGNILVHLTRAEGGLVPRGPSTAPPGAEELLPGRFDAGPTMDLLVRTLTGPPAIRGLSLMRGRGDGTFTEPEPLPLDIYSKGSIGHLFAAGDVDGDGDLDVVFQTRRPSTGFQTYEAYLLRNRGDGTFEGGDLLATYSSMNRLALGDLNGDGRADLLVLRSVGRTFDLIVFEGRAEGPPRKVREYSPYVESCDASALILEDLDHDGRMDMLVSCGWRGILPIMSHESVDFGFYEKFLQPAGASSLRLAAEDLDGDGLPELLSPELAHQAICITPSQGVEYWFPAKCFGTHLSSLEVAALDVDHDGVFELLVGDAFDKAKSTLMYLK, from the coding sequence ATGCCAACCTTACTCAAACTTCTTCCCCGCACCGTGGCCCTGCTGTTGGGCGTCTGGGTGCTCTCCGGCTGCACCCCCGCGAGCGAGGGTGAGCGTTCGTGTCCCTGTGCCCCGGGGTGGACGTGCTGCCCTGACCTCAACCTGTGCGTGGCGGAGGCCTCCCGCTGTGAGCAGGGCCAGCCGAAGCCGCCCGACCCCACGGCGCCCTCCAGGCCGCGCCGGTTGGCCGCCTGGCCGGAGCCAGGTCGGGTGGTGCTCACCTGGGTCGAGCCGGAGGACGACGGCGGCAGCGCCCTCACGGGCTATGGCGTTGAAGTGGACCCGCGCGAGGAGGGCCAGCAGGTCCACGTCGAAGCAGACTCCGTGAGCGTGACGGGCCTGCGCGCGGGTGGCACCTACCGCTTCACCGTGGTCGCACGCAACGCGGTGGGAGCGGGCCCCTCGGCGGTGGTGGAGGCCGTGAGGCTCCCGGATGTGCCCGGCGCCCCCACGCTGCTCGCGGTCCGGCAGGGAGACCGGCAGATGGGCGTCGAGTGGGAGGCCCCGGCTTCCGACGGCGGCAATGCCATCCTCCACTATGTGGTGACGGCCTGGCCAATGGGCCGAAGCGTCACGGTGAACAGCGCCGAGCGCACGGCGGTCATCGGAGAACTGACCAATGGCGTGCTCACCACCTTCACGGTGCGCGCCGTCAATGCCGTGGGTGAGGGCCCCCACTCCGCCCACTCCAAGGCGATGGTGCCGGCCACGGGGCCCGGGCTGCCTCTCGCGGTGTCCGCCACCGCGAGTGTTCGCGGCGCGTCCGTCACTTGGCACGAGCCGGAGGACACCGGAGGACTGCCGGTCGTCGCCTATGTGGTGACGGCCTCTCCTGGAGGAATCATCCTCGCGGTGGAGGGTCGAGAGACCCAGGCCACCTTCACCCGCTTGCAGAATGACACCGAGTACACCTTCACCGTGTCCGCGCGGAACGCGATGGGCCAGGGGCCCGCCGCCACCTCGGCGGCGGTGCGCACTCCCGCGCGGCCCGGGGCTCCCGCCGCCGTCCGTGTGGAGCCCGGAGTGCGCTCCCTCTCCATCTCGTGGGAGCCGCCTGCCTCCGACAACGGCTCGGCCCTCATGGGCTTCATCGTGCTCGCCCAGCCATCGGGCACGCGACTGGAAGTGGGGGCCGACGCGCGAGAAGCCGTCATGGAGTCGGTCCCCAGCACTCGAGCGCAAGTCATCTCGGTGACCGCTTTCAACGCCGCGGGAATTGGCGACGCCACGGCGGCTCCCTCGCCAGTGAGGCCACTCCCCGCGCCCGCGGAGGTGCTCCGGGTGGAGGCACTCGCGGATGCCACGGGTTGCCGCTCCATCGACTACGTCCTGGGGCAGGTGGACGGCGAGCGCGCCGATGTCCTGGTGGAGGTGGACCCCGCCGGGGACGGCGTGTTCCGGAGAGCCACGCAGGCTGGCGAGTCCCGGAGCTCATGGCTCGGAGTCTCGGCCTCCGGGCTGGAGGCCCTCGCTACGTCTCTCTTTGGAGTCTCGCACAGGTTCCGCTGGAACCGCTTCAGGGACGTGCCCGGCGCCGCCGCGGCGGCCCGGATTCGCATCACCGCCACCGTCCCGGGAGCGCAGCCCTCTTCGAGCACGCTCCCGGTGCCGCTGGAAGCCACCCAGCGCCGCTGCGAGGTGGATCCGGGCACCTCCGCGGTGTTGGTCCTGGCCGAGGATAGCTCGGACTACAACGCTCCGCTGACGAGCGGTGACTTCAACCACGATGGCAAGCCAGACCTCGTCGTCGGCACCGACTACCCCTCTGCGTTCAGCTCCCTGCGGGGGCGCGGCAACGGCGGCTTCGAGCTGTCCGCGAAGGTCGACACTCCCTGGGCGAGAGAGCACCTTGTCGCCACCGACATGGATGGGGATGGCAGGCTGGACCTCATCGCCGTCGACCCCTACCTCTCCTGGGGCGAGAACGTCCATGTCTTCCGCGGTCGCGGCAATGGCGACTTCGATGAGGTCCTGGGGAGCTCGGCCATGGCCGAGGCCAGTGCTCGCGACCACTCGGCCCCTGTTGCCACGGACCTGGATGGAGATGGACGCCCCGAGCTCGTGGTGTCCCTGGCCAACCGGTTCGGCATCCTGCGCAACACGGGGGGCGCCAAGATGGCCATTGCCTTCGAGGACTTTGTCACTCCCCGAGGTGCCGTCGTCACGGGGGACTTCGACAAGGACGGGCTCGCGGACGTGGTGGTGGTGGGGTCATCCCTCCAGGCTTTCTATGGCCGGGGCCTCCTGCGCTTCACCCGGGAGCACCTTGGCTCTCTCGAGGGGCGGATCTCTGTCGCGCAGGCAGCGGACTTCAATGGGGACGGCCACCTCGACATCGTGGCTCTTTCGATAGGGGACAACGCGTCCTCCATCCTCCTCCTGCGGAGCGATGGCCATGGCCGTTTCGGAGCCCCCTCGGTCCTGCACCACCATGCGTGGAAGCCCTCCTTCAGTGGGCCCCTGAGCGACCTCGTCGCGCGCGACTTCGATGGTGATGGCGCGGTGGACCTCGCATACGTCCATGTCGACACGAGCTCCGTCCTGTTGCTGAAGGGGGTGGGAGATGGGTCCTTCACGTCGCGGCTCATCCCCACGACGGAGTCCCCCATCCGCCTCGCGGTGGCGGACTTCGACGGCAGCGGCCAGTTGGACATCGCCGTGCTCAATCAACGCCACCGGAGCGTGAGCGTGATTCGGGACCTGGCGTCCCCGCCGCCCCTGTCGCCCATCGGCGCCCGGTTCGTGACCGAGGACTTCGACGGCGACGGCTGGAAGGACGTGGCTTCCTTGGTGGACGGCAACATCCTGGTCCACCTCACTCGGGCGGAGGGAGGACTCGTGCCTCGGGGCCCCTCCACCGCACCTCCGGGCGCCGAGGAATTGCTTCCAGGGCGCTTCGACGCGGGCCCGACCATGGACCTGCTCGTGAGGACCCTCACGGGCCCGCCCGCCATCCGGGGTCTGTCACTGATGCGTGGGCGGGGGGATGGAACCTTCACCGAGCCCGAGCCGCTCCCGCTGGACATCTACTCCAAGGGATCCATCGGGCACCTGTTCGCCGCGGGGGACGTGGACGGCGACGGTGACCTGGATGTGGTCTTCCAGACCCGACGCCCCTCGACCGGGTTTCAGACCTATGAGGCGTACCTGCTTCGCAACCGGGGTGACGGCACCTTCGAGGGTGGAGACCTGCTCGCCACCTACTCCTCCATGAATCGGCTCGCGCTGGGGGATTTGAATGGAGACGGCCGGGCGGACCTGCTGGTCCTTCGTAGCGTCGGCCGGACCTTCGACCTCATCGTGTTCGAAGGGCGCGCGGAGGGCCCCCCGCGCAAGGTTCGTGAGTACTCCCCGTACGTCGAGTCCTGTGACGCATCGGCGTTGATCCTCGAGGACCTCGACCACGATGGCCGAATGGACATGCTGGTCTCCTGCGGCTGGCGCGGGATTCTTCCCATCATGAGTCATGAGAGCGTCGACTTCGGCTTCTACGAGAAGTTCCTCCAACCTGCCGGCGCTTCCTCCTTGCGCCTCGCCGCGGAGGACCTGGACGGCGATGGGCTGCCGGAGCTCCTCTCCCCTGAGCTGGCACACCAGGCCATCTGCATCACGCCCTCTCAGGGGGTCGAATACTGGTTCCCGGCGAAGTGCTTCGGGACCCACTTGTCCTCCTTGGAGGTGGCCGCGCTGGACGTCGACCACGATGGAGTCTTCGAGCTGTTGGTGGGTGACGCCTTTGATAAAGCAAAGTCCACCCTGATGTATTTGAAGTGA
- a CDS encoding aminotransferase class V-fold PLP-dependent enzyme, whose product MFKASNADVAASPAEPIDCRPLLAPLSEVGLLSKERGRKLTDKLNRFFEAVRAPSMKTDEAFWTDFQQQFGFATLAPSERVTPMNAANLCPEPTALIESLNELRLEYNLNVSQQMRTAQGERVLQLEQTRRSLASGLGLSDPTDLAIVRNATEANNAINCGFRGWSADGNDTVVMWAENHPTNREAWKMRAEWPGGPTPFKLVEVSFPTNASEADIAAAFISRITDRTRFVTYTETANSNGFRMPEPVMRAIWEHVTTTRPNCHVHIDGTMAWGARPLNLANAYCHSLVSSAHKWFLGPKETGILFMRKEKAQNFMPSIFGYDYRIVIVPYQDLPKNALRFELIGQRDDVNIIALDLTQKMWTALQPRLPYERIAQLAQHLMSRLQQSGSRWKLVTPSAPSRSWGVVRVEAPKEHREKTLYDWLYEDPRYRIAGSGDDKTFRLCPHIYNTLADVDRAVDGMNAWYDGKRP is encoded by the coding sequence ATGTTCAAGGCCTCCAACGCCGACGTCGCCGCCAGCCCGGCCGAGCCCATCGACTGTCGCCCCCTCCTCGCGCCGCTCTCCGAAGTGGGGCTCCTCTCCAAGGAGCGAGGACGCAAGCTGACGGACAAGCTGAACCGCTTCTTCGAGGCGGTCCGCGCTCCCTCCATGAAGACCGACGAGGCGTTCTGGACGGACTTCCAGCAGCAGTTCGGCTTCGCGACGCTGGCGCCCTCCGAGCGAGTCACGCCCATGAACGCCGCCAACCTCTGCCCGGAGCCCACGGCGCTCATCGAGTCCCTCAACGAGCTGCGCCTCGAATACAACCTCAATGTCTCGCAACAGATGCGCACCGCGCAGGGCGAGCGGGTGCTCCAGTTGGAGCAGACGCGCAGGAGCCTGGCCTCCGGCTTGGGCCTGAGCGACCCGACCGACCTCGCCATCGTCCGCAACGCCACGGAGGCGAACAACGCCATCAACTGCGGCTTCCGCGGCTGGAGCGCGGACGGGAATGACACCGTGGTGATGTGGGCGGAGAACCACCCCACCAACCGCGAGGCATGGAAGATGCGGGCCGAGTGGCCCGGGGGACCCACGCCCTTCAAGCTCGTAGAGGTGTCCTTCCCGACGAACGCCTCCGAGGCGGACATCGCGGCGGCCTTCATCAGCCGAATCACGGACCGCACGCGCTTCGTGACGTACACGGAGACCGCCAACAGCAATGGCTTCCGCATGCCCGAGCCGGTGATGCGCGCCATCTGGGAGCACGTGACGACGACCCGGCCGAACTGCCACGTCCACATCGACGGCACGATGGCGTGGGGCGCGCGCCCGCTCAACCTGGCGAACGCGTACTGCCACAGCCTCGTCTCCAGCGCCCACAAGTGGTTCCTGGGCCCCAAGGAGACGGGCATCCTCTTCATGCGCAAGGAGAAGGCGCAGAACTTCATGCCCAGCATCTTCGGGTACGACTACCGCATCGTCATCGTGCCGTACCAGGACCTGCCGAAGAACGCGCTGAGGTTCGAGCTCATCGGCCAGCGCGACGACGTGAACATCATCGCGCTCGACCTGACCCAGAAGATGTGGACGGCCCTCCAGCCACGCCTGCCCTACGAGCGCATCGCCCAGCTCGCCCAGCACCTCATGTCCCGCCTCCAGCAGTCGGGGAGCCGGTGGAAGCTCGTCACGCCGAGCGCCCCCTCGCGCAGCTGGGGCGTGGTGCGCGTCGAGGCGCCGAAGGAGCACCGGGAGAAGACGCTGTACGACTGGCTCTACGAGGACCCGCGCTACCGCATCGCCGGCTCCGGCGACGACAAGACGTTCCGCCTGTGCCCTCACATCTACAACACGCTCGCCGACGTGGACCGGGCCGTCGATGGGATGAATGCCTGGTATGATGGCAAGCGCCCGTGA
- a CDS encoding DUF7594 domain-containing protein: MKSKTWLSVSGWMSLGGLLVGGDGRPVAADSSAPPECEAEIHLGQLIEYPDADTYVEEAFPNAEHSHDAKLSVDGSPHREVYLRFRVDYSYGLGATLRLPVVNGTVNAPALYSTLSGWEEYMTWNTRPPLQGGPVANAGAVPTGSVLSYDVRHVVTRPGLYSFALIPESRDGMDIRSKDDWPLEQSATLVVTFLRSNCTHSGRGGALGPPWRYGARGDEVARAMATDATGAFVIAGAYGVGGRLGPVDLPGPGGLMLGRFRADGSHEWSRGQAQASATLSVEDAVLTSQGDILVAGSYTGTPDLGTGPLPAAEATASAMFIARFSPGGVPVWAKGFVARVGPGDASRRVPAGAKAVATDAQGRLIVTGFFHGTMNLGGGGLEAGPSSRDVVNPKSGMFVARFSSEGTHLWSLAYPGLGGESTQGFRVVTDSMGHVVVGGVASGNGVSERVLGARHGKAPVIAKFSPEGVLQWTRVLEFAEGAVAGLAILPGDAVAFSGSFRPSFSFGAETIYSFQSGHDPERRIPDAMMGVLESWGADRWARALGEVGREHAVRMAVDSQGRLIVLGELAGSSSVGGGSISTGGTGFVASYEPGDGAHRWSRALPAGLEPALLGVTRTGDVRAGGSFKGLLRVREVTHSSEGGSDVMLLNMSP, from the coding sequence ATGAAATCAAAGACATGGCTGAGCGTGTCTGGCTGGATGTCATTGGGGGGATTGTTGGTGGGCGGGGATGGGCGCCCGGTCGCGGCTGACTCCAGCGCGCCTCCGGAATGCGAGGCGGAGATTCACCTCGGGCAGCTCATCGAGTACCCCGATGCGGACACGTATGTCGAAGAGGCGTTTCCCAACGCGGAACATTCGCATGATGCGAAGCTGAGCGTCGATGGGAGTCCGCACCGGGAGGTCTACCTGCGCTTCAGGGTCGACTACTCCTACGGCCTCGGTGCCACGCTCCGGCTGCCCGTCGTGAACGGCACCGTCAATGCTCCTGCCCTCTACTCCACTTTGTCGGGGTGGGAGGAGTACATGACCTGGAATACCCGTCCGCCGCTTCAAGGTGGGCCCGTGGCGAACGCTGGGGCCGTCCCCACGGGCAGTGTCCTCTCCTACGACGTGAGACATGTGGTGACGCGGCCGGGGCTCTATTCGTTCGCGCTCATCCCGGAGTCCCGGGATGGAATGGACATCCGGTCGAAGGATGACTGGCCTCTCGAGCAGAGCGCGACGCTGGTCGTCACGTTCCTGCGTTCAAACTGCACCCACAGTGGCCGTGGCGGCGCGTTGGGGCCGCCGTGGCGATATGGCGCGCGCGGTGATGAGGTGGCGCGGGCGATGGCCACGGACGCGACGGGCGCCTTCGTCATCGCGGGCGCGTATGGTGTTGGGGGAAGGCTGGGGCCGGTGGACCTTCCCGGGCCAGGCGGCCTGATGCTGGGCCGCTTTCGCGCGGACGGCAGCCACGAGTGGTCGCGCGGCCAGGCACAGGCGTCGGCGACCCTGAGCGTGGAGGATGCCGTGCTGACCTCCCAAGGCGACATCCTGGTGGCGGGGAGCTACACGGGGACGCCAGACCTGGGGACGGGGCCATTGCCGGCGGCGGAGGCCACTGCCTCGGCGATGTTCATCGCGAGGTTCTCGCCCGGCGGAGTGCCCGTCTGGGCGAAAGGCTTCGTGGCCCGTGTAGGGCCGGGAGATGCCTCGCGGCGTGTTCCGGCGGGCGCGAAGGCGGTGGCCACGGATGCGCAGGGGCGTCTCATCGTCACGGGCTTCTTCCACGGGACGATGAACCTGGGAGGCGGAGGGTTGGAGGCAGGCCCATCGAGTCGTGATGTCGTGAATCCCAAGTCGGGCATGTTCGTGGCGCGCTTCTCCTCGGAGGGGACGCACCTCTGGTCCTTGGCCTATCCGGGGCTGGGGGGAGAGTCCACGCAAGGGTTTCGCGTGGTCACGGACAGCATGGGCCATGTGGTGGTGGGAGGCGTCGCGAGCGGAAATGGCGTGAGCGAGAGGGTGCTGGGGGCGCGGCATGGAAAGGCGCCGGTCATCGCCAAGTTCTCTCCCGAGGGTGTGTTGCAATGGACGCGAGTCCTGGAGTTCGCCGAAGGGGCCGTGGCGGGACTGGCCATCCTCCCGGGAGACGCGGTGGCCTTCAGCGGGAGCTTCAGGCCCTCGTTCTCCTTTGGCGCCGAGACGATCTACAGCTTCCAGTCAGGCCATGACCCCGAGCGGCGAATCCCAGACGCGATGATGGGGGTGCTTGAGTCCTGGGGGGCGGATCGCTGGGCGCGTGCGCTGGGGGAGGTGGGCCGTGAACATGCGGTCCGCATGGCGGTGGACTCGCAGGGCCGGCTCATCGTGTTGGGAGAGCTCGCGGGGAGCTCCTCGGTCGGAGGAGGAAGCATCTCGACCGGAGGGACGGGCTTCGTGGCCAGCTACGAGCCTGGAGATGGCGCGCACCGTTGGTCGCGTGCGCTGCCAGCGGGACTGGAGCCCGCTTTGTTGGGCGTGACGCGGACAGGAGACGTCCGCGCCGGTGGCTCGTTCAAAGGCTTGCTGCGTGTCCGTGAGGTGACCCACTCCTCCGAGGGTGGCTCGGATGTGATGCTCCTGAACATGTCCCCTTGA